One region of Mycolicibacterium rhodesiae NBB3 genomic DNA includes:
- a CDS encoding DEAD/DEAH box helicase, with amino-acid sequence MTTSDPDENRAELTFDDLQIHPSVLQAVKEVGYESPSAIQAATIPAMLKGSDVVGLAQTGTGKTAAFAIPILSKIDTNSRTTQALVLAPTRELALQVAEAFSRYGAHLHVNVLPVYGGSSYGPQLAGLKRGAQIVVGTPGRVIDHLEKGTLDVSHLDYMVLDEADEMLQMGFAEDVERILADTPEYKQVALFSATMPPAIKKITSKYLHGPVEVTVKSKTQTAENITQRYIQVSYPRKMDALTRLLEVEQGDAMIVFVRTKQATEEVAEKLRARGFSAAAINGDIPQAVRERTINSLKDGSLDILVATDVAARGLDVERISHVVNFDIPHDPESYVHRIGRTGRAGRSGTALLFVTPRERHLLKSIERVTRQKLVEIELPSVDDVNANRVAKFRDSITEALAAPGIELFRQLIEGYERDHDVPLADIAAALALQSRDGEEFLMTEPPPEKRRERPDREPRNEGPRKPRERRGDFATYRISVGKRHKVMPGAIVGAIANEGGLHRSDFGHISIRPDHSLVELPAKLSHDTLKALEKTRIQGILINLQPDRPPRKGGKTGHKSK; translated from the coding sequence ATGACGACCTCCGACCCGGACGAGAACCGGGCAGAACTCACCTTTGACGACCTGCAGATTCACCCTTCGGTGCTGCAGGCCGTCAAAGAGGTCGGCTATGAGTCGCCGTCCGCCATCCAGGCCGCCACGATTCCGGCCATGCTCAAGGGTTCGGACGTGGTCGGCCTGGCGCAGACGGGCACCGGCAAGACCGCGGCGTTCGCGATCCCGATCCTGTCGAAGATCGACACCAACAGCCGGACCACCCAGGCGCTGGTGCTGGCGCCGACGCGCGAACTCGCACTGCAGGTCGCCGAGGCGTTCAGCCGCTACGGCGCGCACTTGCACGTGAACGTTCTGCCCGTCTACGGCGGCTCGTCATACGGACCCCAGCTCGCCGGGCTCAAGCGCGGAGCGCAGATCGTCGTCGGCACACCCGGGCGCGTGATCGATCATCTGGAGAAGGGCACGCTCGACGTCTCGCACCTCGACTACATGGTGCTCGACGAGGCCGACGAGATGCTGCAGATGGGCTTCGCCGAGGATGTCGAACGCATCCTCGCCGACACCCCGGAGTACAAGCAGGTCGCGCTGTTCTCGGCGACCATGCCGCCGGCCATCAAGAAGATCACATCGAAATACCTGCACGGTCCCGTCGAGGTGACGGTCAAGTCCAAGACTCAGACCGCCGAGAACATCACCCAGCGCTACATCCAGGTGTCCTACCCCCGCAAGATGGACGCGCTGACCCGGTTGCTCGAGGTCGAACAGGGCGACGCGATGATCGTGTTCGTCCGCACCAAGCAGGCCACCGAGGAGGTCGCCGAAAAGCTGCGCGCCCGAGGCTTTTCCGCGGCAGCCATCAACGGTGACATCCCACAGGCCGTCCGCGAGCGCACGATCAACTCGCTCAAGGACGGCAGCCTCGACATTCTGGTGGCCACCGACGTGGCAGCGCGCGGCCTCGACGTCGAACGCATATCGCACGTGGTCAATTTCGACATCCCGCACGACCCGGAGTCCTACGTGCACCGCATCGGGCGCACCGGCCGGGCGGGCCGATCGGGGACCGCGCTGCTGTTCGTCACGCCGCGGGAACGTCATCTGCTCAAGTCCATCGAGCGGGTCACCAGGCAGAAGCTCGTCGAAATCGAGTTGCCCTCAGTCGACGACGTCAACGCCAACCGCGTCGCGAAGTTCCGCGACTCGATCACCGAGGCGCTCGCTGCGCCGGGAATCGAGTTGTTCCGCCAGCTGATCGAGGGCTACGAACGCGATCACGACGTGCCGCTCGCCGATATCGCCGCGGCGCTGGCATTGCAGAGCCGCGACGGCGAAGAGTTCTTGATGACCGAACCGCCGCCGGAGAAGCGTCGCGAACGACCCGACCGGGAACCGCGCAACGAGGGTCCGCGCAAACCACGCGAACGACGCGGCGACTTCGCCACCTATCGCATCTCGGTGGGCAAGCGGCACAAGGTGATGCCCGGCGCGATCGTCGGCGCCATCGCCAACGAGGGCGGCTTGCACCGCAGCGACTTCGGGCACATCTCGATCCGGCCCGACCACTCGCTGGTGGAGTTGCCCGCCAAGCTGTCCCACGACACCTTGAAAGCCCTTGAGAAAACCCGCATTCAGGGCATTCTGATCAACCTGCAACCCGACCGTCCGCCACGAAAGGGCGGGAAGACCGGCCACAAATCCAAATGA
- a CDS encoding TetR/AcrR family transcriptional regulator, which yields MPGDWLAERRTEVAADRILDAAGDLFAKKEAATVGMHEIASAAGCSRATLYRYFENREALYTAYVHREAYRLYREMTDQINAVVDPRERLIEGLIASLRNVRESPALASWFATTQRPIGAEMAEESEVIKALTEAFVISLGSDNPELVANRARWLVRVMTSLMLFPGHDEEDERAMLNEFVVPIVLPASQKLSG from the coding sequence ATGCCCGGCGACTGGCTTGCCGAGCGGCGCACCGAGGTGGCCGCTGACCGCATCCTGGACGCAGCGGGCGACCTGTTCGCCAAGAAAGAGGCCGCGACCGTCGGCATGCACGAAATCGCCTCGGCCGCAGGCTGCTCCCGCGCGACGCTGTACCGGTACTTCGAGAATCGTGAAGCGCTCTACACCGCCTACGTCCATCGCGAGGCCTACCGGCTCTACCGGGAGATGACCGATCAGATCAACGCCGTCGTCGATCCGCGCGAGCGACTGATCGAGGGGCTCATCGCGTCACTGCGCAACGTTCGCGAAAGCCCCGCGCTGGCATCGTGGTTCGCGACCACCCAGCGGCCCATCGGCGCGGAGATGGCCGAGGAGTCAGAGGTCATCAAGGCGTTGACCGAGGCTTTCGTGATCTCGCTCGGTTCCGACAACCCCGAACTGGTCGCAAACCGTGCGCGCTGGCTGGTTCGTGTGATGACCTCGCTGATGTTGTTCCCCGGGCACGACGAGGAGGACGAGCGGGCGATGCTCAACGAGTTCGTCGTGCCCATCGTGCTGCCCGCGAGCCAGAAGTTGTCCGGGTAG
- a CDS encoding acyltransferase family protein, whose protein sequence is MTLSNSVDAQGGLESVGKPERVASLTGIRAVAALLVMLTHAAYTTGKYTHGYAGLVWSRAEIGVPIFFVLSGFLLFSPWVNAAASGESSPSVRRYAWHRVRRIMPAYVVTVLAAYLLYHFRTAGPNPGHTWEGLFRNLTLTQIYTDNYLYSFLHQGLTQMWSLAVEAAFYVVLPALAYLLLVVLCRRRWRPGLLLAGLGGLALLTPAWLILVHTTDFLPDAARLWLPTYLVWFIGGMVLAALQPLGVRAYALACIPLAVVCYFIVSTPIGGAPTTSPAELREALFKAGFYAVIATLMVAPLALGDRGVYARFLASRPMVFLGEISYEIFLIHLLTMELVMVEIVRYPIYTGSMWWLFIVTFVVTVPLAWLLHRCTRVRTT, encoded by the coding sequence ATGACCCTGTCCAACAGTGTCGATGCCCAAGGCGGACTGGAATCCGTCGGCAAGCCTGAGCGGGTCGCATCGCTCACCGGTATCAGGGCCGTGGCGGCGCTGCTGGTCATGCTCACCCACGCGGCGTACACCACCGGCAAGTACACCCACGGCTATGCCGGCTTGGTGTGGTCGCGTGCGGAGATCGGCGTTCCGATCTTCTTCGTGCTCTCGGGATTTCTGCTCTTCAGTCCCTGGGTGAACGCGGCCGCGTCGGGCGAATCGTCGCCGTCGGTGCGCCGCTACGCATGGCACCGGGTGCGACGCATCATGCCCGCATACGTGGTCACGGTGCTGGCCGCCTATCTGCTGTACCACTTCCGCACCGCCGGGCCCAACCCCGGACACACCTGGGAAGGCCTGTTCCGCAATCTCACGCTGACCCAGATCTATACGGACAACTACCTGTATTCGTTTCTGCATCAAGGGCTTACGCAGATGTGGAGCCTGGCGGTCGAGGCCGCCTTCTACGTCGTGCTGCCAGCACTGGCCTATCTGCTGCTCGTGGTGCTGTGCCGACGGCGGTGGCGGCCGGGCCTGCTGCTGGCAGGCCTTGGGGGTTTGGCATTGCTCACCCCGGCGTGGCTGATCCTCGTCCATACCACCGATTTCCTGCCCGACGCTGCGCGACTGTGGTTGCCGACGTATCTCGTGTGGTTCATCGGCGGGATGGTTCTCGCCGCTCTGCAGCCCCTGGGGGTGCGGGCGTACGCACTGGCGTGCATTCCGCTCGCGGTGGTCTGCTACTTCATCGTGTCCACGCCGATCGGCGGTGCACCGACGACGTCTCCGGCCGAACTCCGCGAGGCGTTGTTCAAGGCGGGCTTCTACGCCGTGATCGCCACGCTGATGGTGGCGCCGCTCGCGTTGGGGGACCGCGGTGTCTACGCGAGGTTCCTGGCGTCGCGGCCGATGGTCTTCCTCGGCGAGATCTCCTACGAGATCTTCCTGATCCATCTCTTGACCATGGAACTGGTGATGGTCGAGATCGTCCGGTACCCGATCTACACCGGTTCGATGTGGTGGCTGTTCATCGTCACGTTCGTCGTGACGGTGCCGCTGGCCTGGCTGCTCCACCGCTGCACCCGCGTGCGCACCACCTGA
- a CDS encoding DHA2 family efflux MFS transporter permease subunit — protein sequence MYQTLNSRTAATADPWHALWAMLVGFFMILVDSTIVSVANPSIMTSLGASYDSVIWVTSAYLLAYAVPLLVAGRLGDQFGPKNLYLLGLTVFTAASLWCGLADSIGTLIVARVVQGLGAALLTPQTLSTITRIFPAERRGVAMSLWGATAGVATLVGPLAGGVLVDGLGWQWIFFVNVPVGIIGVAMAVRLIPQLETRKQRFDLPGMALSGIGMFMIVFALQEGQAHHWAPWVWGTIAGGIGFMAAFLFWQYVNPNDPLVPLYIFRDRDFSLCNIGVATIGFVVTAMIVPVMFYAQAVCGLSPTRSALVVAPMAVASGALAPLVGRIVDRSHPRPIIGFGFSLVAISMLWLSVEMTPTTPIWRIVLPLTVTGVGMAFIWSPLAATATRNLPPDLAGAGSGVYNTTRQVGTVLGSAGVAAFMTWRISDQLPSSAARSPGGEAAMTILPTFLRAPFSEAMSQTLLMPAFFALFGVGAALFLLGFGNPQSSAIDDRPGDDRGEDEGFADDHDDYVEYTVSWDDAGPIAWKPADTEPATEPMASRTPHLLHAPADVWHDEPVESWRHETEDEPTDDDPRRDILEFLRAEDRPVPAKPAGFAHNGFHVKQAESSTDAGRHSRHRLREDEHQPHPFWFESGGRHSRDEPDDVPRPGRHSTAWRD from the coding sequence ATGTATCAGACCTTGAACTCGCGAACTGCTGCCACCGCCGACCCGTGGCACGCGTTGTGGGCGATGCTGGTCGGGTTCTTCATGATCCTGGTCGACTCGACCATCGTGTCGGTCGCCAACCCGTCGATCATGACCTCCCTGGGCGCGAGCTACGACTCGGTCATCTGGGTGACCAGTGCGTACCTGTTGGCCTACGCGGTGCCACTGCTCGTAGCGGGCCGCCTGGGGGACCAGTTCGGACCGAAGAACCTCTATCTGCTGGGTCTGACGGTGTTCACCGCGGCGTCGCTGTGGTGCGGGCTGGCTGACAGCATCGGCACGCTGATCGTCGCCCGCGTCGTTCAGGGCTTGGGCGCCGCTCTGCTCACGCCGCAGACGCTGTCGACCATCACCCGAATCTTCCCCGCCGAGCGGCGCGGCGTCGCGATGAGCCTGTGGGGCGCCACCGCGGGCGTGGCGACACTCGTGGGCCCCCTGGCCGGCGGCGTGTTGGTCGACGGCCTCGGCTGGCAGTGGATCTTCTTCGTCAACGTGCCGGTCGGCATCATCGGTGTGGCCATGGCCGTGCGGCTGATACCGCAACTCGAGACACGCAAGCAGCGATTCGATCTGCCCGGGATGGCGTTGTCGGGGATCGGCATGTTCATGATCGTGTTCGCCCTTCAGGAAGGGCAGGCCCACCACTGGGCGCCGTGGGTGTGGGGGACGATCGCCGGCGGCATCGGTTTCATGGCGGCATTTCTGTTCTGGCAATACGTCAATCCCAACGACCCGCTGGTTCCGCTGTACATCTTCCGCGACCGTGACTTCTCGCTGTGCAACATCGGCGTCGCCACGATCGGTTTCGTCGTGACGGCGATGATCGTGCCGGTGATGTTCTACGCGCAGGCGGTGTGCGGACTTTCGCCGACACGTTCGGCACTCGTGGTCGCTCCGATGGCCGTCGCGTCGGGGGCGCTCGCACCGCTCGTCGGCAGAATCGTCGACAGGTCGCATCCGCGCCCGATCATCGGGTTCGGCTTCTCGCTGGTGGCGATCTCGATGCTGTGGCTGTCCGTCGAGATGACACCCACCACCCCGATCTGGCGAATAGTGCTGCCGTTGACGGTGACCGGGGTCGGAATGGCTTTCATCTGGTCGCCGCTGGCCGCGACCGCCACGCGGAACCTCCCTCCGGATCTGGCGGGCGCCGGTTCAGGTGTCTACAACACCACCCGACAGGTGGGGACGGTGTTGGGCAGCGCGGGAGTGGCGGCGTTCATGACGTGGCGGATCAGCGATCAGTTGCCATCGTCGGCAGCGAGGTCCCCAGGCGGTGAAGCGGCGATGACGATACTGCCCACGTTCCTGAGGGCGCCGTTCTCCGAAGCCATGTCGCAGACCCTGCTCATGCCGGCGTTCTTCGCGTTGTTCGGCGTCGGCGCGGCGTTGTTCTTACTCGGCTTCGGCAACCCGCAATCGAGCGCCATCGACGATCGGCCCGGCGACGATCGCGGCGAAGACGAGGGATTCGCCGATGACCACGACGACTACGTCGAGTACACGGTGTCATGGGACGATGCCGGACCGATCGCGTGGAAACCCGCGGACACCGAACCGGCCACCGAGCCGATGGCGTCGCGCACACCGCATCTGTTGCACGCACCCGCCGATGTGTGGCACGACGAGCCGGTCGAATCCTGGCGCCATGAGACCGAGGACGAGCCGACAGATGATGACCCGCGCCGGGACATCCTCGAATTCCTGCGCGCCGAGGACCGGCCCGTGCCTGCGAAGCCTGCGGGATTCGCGCACAACGGTTTTCACGTCAAGCAGGCGGAGTCTTCGACCGACGCCGGCCGCCACTCGCGTCACCGGCTACGCGAGGACGAGCACCAGCCGCATCCGTTCTGGTTCGAGTCGGGCGGCAGGCATTCGCGTGACGAGCCCGACGACGTACCCCGTCCCGGCAGGCATTCGACCGCCTGGCGCGACTGA
- a CDS encoding FAD-binding oxidoreductase: MSLTERLVQIVGPGYVSTDADVLAGLSVDHTGRYRGRAGLLVRPGSADEVADVLRACRDAGAYVTVQGGRTSLVAGTVPEHDDVLLSTERLRDVGDVDVLERRIRVGAGVTLAAVQRAASAAGLVFGVDLAARDSATVGGMASTNAGGLRTVRYGNMGEQVIGLDVALPDGTVVRRHSQVRMDNTGYDLASLFIGAEGTLGVITTLDLRLHPAPRSRVTAVCGFADLDALVEAGRAFREMDGIAALELIDARASALTAEHVGVSAPVEGAWQLLVELAGDTDQTERLAEALDDARLAGEPAVGVDAAAQQRLWQVREAVAEVLGVYGPPLKFDVSLPLSAIHPFATQAADLVAAQAPDAIPVLFGHVGEGNLHLNLVRCVLDADTEHALYSAMMELIAGLGGNVSSEHGVGSRKRDYVSMSRSDNDIAAMRAVKAAFDPTGYLNPAVLFD, encoded by the coding sequence GTGAGCTTGACCGAGCGGCTGGTCCAGATCGTCGGACCCGGCTACGTCAGTACCGACGCCGACGTGCTCGCCGGGCTCAGCGTGGACCACACCGGGCGGTACCGCGGGCGAGCCGGTCTGCTGGTGCGTCCGGGCTCGGCTGACGAAGTCGCCGACGTACTGCGCGCGTGCCGCGACGCCGGCGCATACGTCACCGTTCAGGGCGGGCGGACCTCGCTGGTGGCCGGGACGGTGCCGGAGCACGACGACGTGTTGCTGTCGACGGAGCGGCTGCGCGACGTCGGCGACGTCGATGTGTTGGAACGTCGGATCCGAGTGGGTGCCGGCGTCACTCTGGCGGCGGTGCAGCGGGCGGCGTCGGCGGCGGGCCTGGTGTTCGGTGTCGATCTGGCCGCACGGGACTCCGCGACCGTCGGCGGAATGGCATCCACCAACGCGGGCGGACTGCGGACGGTCCGTTACGGCAACATGGGTGAGCAGGTCATCGGCCTGGACGTGGCGCTGCCCGACGGGACGGTGGTGCGCCGTCACAGCCAGGTGCGCATGGACAACACCGGATACGACCTGGCCTCGCTGTTCATCGGTGCCGAAGGCACGCTGGGGGTCATCACCACCTTGGATCTGAGGTTGCATCCAGCGCCCAGGAGCCGGGTCACCGCGGTCTGCGGCTTCGCCGATCTGGACGCGCTCGTCGAGGCGGGACGCGCGTTCCGCGAAATGGACGGCATCGCGGCGCTGGAGTTGATCGACGCACGCGCGAGCGCGTTGACCGCCGAGCATGTCGGGGTGTCCGCACCCGTCGAGGGCGCGTGGCAGCTTCTCGTCGAGCTGGCGGGCGACACCGATCAGACCGAACGTCTCGCCGAGGCTCTCGACGACGCGCGGCTGGCCGGCGAGCCCGCGGTGGGTGTCGACGCCGCCGCGCAGCAGCGACTCTGGCAGGTGCGTGAGGCCGTCGCGGAGGTGCTCGGCGTGTACGGTCCGCCGCTCAAATTCGATGTCTCGCTGCCTCTTTCGGCGATCCATCCATTCGCCACTCAGGCAGCCGATCTGGTCGCTGCGCAAGCGCCCGACGCCATACCGGTGCTGTTCGGTCATGTCGGCGAGGGCAATCTGCACCTCAATCTGGTGCGATGCGTGCTGGACGCCGACACCGAACACGCCCTGTACTCGGCGATGATGGAGCTGATCGCGGGGCTCGGCGGCAACGTCAGCTCAGAACACGGCGTCGGCAGCCGCAAGCGCGACTATGTATCGATGTCGCGCAGCGACAACGACATCGCGGCGATGCGGGCGGTCAAGGCGGCGTTCGATCCCACGGGTTATCTCAATCCCGCGGTCCTGTTCGACTAA
- a CDS encoding LppP/LprE family lipoprotein: MVMLSVASAVAGCSSGDSTASKTPGPTAPNVSAPPPNAPTPAGPVPVATPAREAQPCDVDLAAPEIATAVSALPRDPRSNQGWSPEPLAGNYNECAPLSVVIVKANTNAQNPNTRAVMFHLGQFIPSGVPDTYGFNGIDNAVTTGDTVALRYSSGAPGLDSVVKFRWNGNGVELIGNTPG, translated from the coding sequence ATGGTGATGCTCTCGGTGGCGTCGGCGGTCGCCGGGTGCAGCTCAGGAGACTCCACCGCCTCCAAGACCCCGGGGCCGACGGCGCCGAACGTCAGCGCACCGCCGCCGAACGCACCGACTCCGGCGGGTCCGGTGCCGGTGGCGACGCCGGCGCGCGAGGCCCAGCCGTGTGACGTCGACCTGGCAGCGCCCGAGATCGCCACCGCGGTGTCAGCGCTGCCGCGCGATCCACGAAGCAACCAGGGGTGGAGCCCCGAACCGCTGGCGGGCAACTACAACGAATGCGCGCCGCTGTCCGTGGTGATCGTGAAGGCCAACACCAACGCGCAGAACCCGAACACCCGCGCGGTGATGTTCCATCTGGGCCAGTTCATCCCCAGCGGCGTGCCGGACACCTACGGCTTCAATGGCATCGACAACGCCGTGACCACTGGTGACACCGTCGCGTTGCGATACTCCAGCGGAGCCCCCGGACTGGACAGCGTCGTGAAATTCAGATGGAACGGCAACGGTGTCGAGCTGATCGGCAACACGCCCGGCTAG
- a CDS encoding TM0106 family RecB-like putative nuclease, with protein MFVSDDRVIYSASDLAAASRCEYALLRAFDAKLGRGPAVTAEDELLARTAQLGGEHEQRHLDELRELSEENVAIIGRPDYTIDGLTAAAEATMRAVERRAPVIYQAAMFDGRFAGFADFLVLDSDQYRLRDTKLARSVKVEALLQLAAYADTLTRAGVPVAPEVELVLGDGATVRYRVDELLPVYEGRRAALQRLLDDHHTSGAAVAWENEDVRACFRCPECEIQVRAHDDLLLVANMRVSQRARLIDAGITTVAELAAHSGPVPELSSRTVKALTAQARLQRTPKVDGKPAYEVIDAQPLMVLPDANKGDLFFDFEGDPLWTVDGREWGLEYLWGVLTLAGSAGSPATTDGFHPFWAHDRASERTALADFLAMVRKRLRRYPGMHIYHYAAYEKSTLLRLAGRYGVGENDVDDLLRNGVLVDLYPLVRKSIRVGTENYSIKSLEPLYMGNELRSGEVTTATDSITQYANYCELRDEGRADEAAAVLKKIEDYNAYDCRSTRRLRDWMMARAIESGVPPRGPQPIRDDGAVTAIELGDDLERRLSKFAGDGVEPRSAEQTAVAMVAAARGFHRREAKPFWWSHFDRVNNPVDEWSDNSDVFIADEATIVNDWHQPPKARKPQRHVRLTGGLANGELTTSMYALYDPPAPAGLADDPDRRGFGSVTVLECDDPEVPTEVVVCERPPKDGDVFDQVPFALTPGPPVPTKPLQDSIEQTALSVAAGLPNLPPDAVTDILLRRPPRTVSGGELPRTGVIADDIASALRDLDSSYLAVHGPPGTGKTFTSAAVIARLVNEHAWRIGVVAQSHAVVENLLGGVIEAGVDPGRVGKKKSSGTPWRQVDEKDYAAFIIDTDGCVIGGTAWDFANTARVPRNSLDLLVVEEAGQFCLANTIAVASAARNLLLLGDPQQLPQVSQGTHPEPVDTSALGWLIGGRHTLPTELGYFLDRSYRMHPTVCAAVSRLSYDGRLWSFGTVTGARHLDGHPPGVRVLTVDHGGNSTDSPEEADAIVGQIRGLLGTAWTDEKGTVPLTQKHVLVVTPYNAQVVTLRRRFESAGLTDIEVGTVDKFQGRQAPVVFVSMTASSADDVPRGIAFLLNRNRLNVAVSRAKYLAVIVQSPLLTEYLPATPDRLVELGAFLALSTCGKPTR; from the coding sequence GTGTTCGTCTCTGACGACAGAGTCATCTACAGCGCATCTGATCTCGCCGCGGCGTCACGCTGTGAGTACGCGTTGTTGCGCGCGTTCGACGCGAAACTCGGCCGGGGCCCCGCCGTCACAGCCGAAGACGAATTGCTCGCCCGCACCGCCCAGCTCGGCGGCGAACACGAACAGCGCCACCTCGATGAGCTTCGCGAACTGTCCGAAGAGAACGTCGCGATCATCGGCCGGCCCGACTACACCATCGACGGACTGACTGCCGCGGCCGAGGCGACCATGCGCGCTGTGGAACGCCGGGCCCCGGTGATCTATCAGGCCGCCATGTTCGACGGTCGGTTCGCCGGCTTCGCCGACTTCCTGGTGCTGGACTCCGACCAGTACCGGCTGCGCGACACCAAGCTCGCGCGCTCGGTCAAGGTGGAGGCCCTCCTGCAGCTGGCCGCTTACGCGGACACCCTGACCCGCGCGGGGGTGCCGGTGGCACCCGAGGTGGAGTTGGTGCTCGGCGACGGCGCGACCGTCAGATACCGCGTCGACGAACTGCTTCCGGTGTACGAAGGCAGACGCGCTGCGCTGCAACGGCTACTCGATGACCACCACACCAGCGGCGCCGCGGTCGCATGGGAGAACGAGGACGTGCGGGCATGTTTCCGCTGTCCCGAATGCGAGATCCAGGTCCGCGCCCATGACGACCTGCTGCTCGTCGCCAACATGCGGGTGAGTCAGCGGGCGCGGCTCATCGACGCGGGCATCACCACCGTCGCCGAGCTCGCGGCCCACAGCGGCCCCGTGCCTGAACTGTCGTCGCGCACGGTCAAGGCGTTGACGGCGCAGGCGCGGCTGCAGCGCACCCCGAAGGTGGACGGCAAGCCCGCCTACGAGGTCATCGACGCGCAGCCGTTGATGGTGCTGCCGGACGCCAACAAGGGCGACCTGTTCTTCGACTTCGAGGGTGACCCGCTGTGGACCGTCGACGGACGCGAATGGGGGCTCGAATATCTGTGGGGCGTATTGACATTGGCTGGATCGGCCGGCTCGCCGGCCACCACCGACGGGTTCCACCCGTTCTGGGCCCACGACCGCGCCAGTGAGCGCACGGCGCTGGCCGACTTCCTGGCGATGGTGCGCAAGCGGTTGAGGCGCTACCCCGGCATGCACATCTACCACTACGCGGCCTACGAGAAGAGCACGCTCCTGCGGCTGGCGGGCCGCTACGGGGTTGGCGAGAACGACGTCGACGACCTGTTGCGCAACGGCGTGCTGGTCGACCTGTATCCGTTGGTGCGCAAGAGTATCCGGGTCGGCACCGAGAACTACAGCATCAAGTCGCTGGAGCCGCTCTACATGGGCAACGAGCTGCGCAGCGGTGAGGTCACCACCGCCACCGACTCCATCACGCAATACGCGAACTACTGCGAGCTGCGCGATGAGGGCCGAGCCGACGAAGCGGCTGCTGTGCTCAAGAAGATCGAGGACTACAACGCCTACGACTGCCGGTCCACCCGCCGCCTGCGCGACTGGATGATGGCCCGCGCCATCGAGTCCGGTGTCCCGCCGCGCGGTCCGCAGCCGATACGCGACGACGGCGCGGTCACAGCGATCGAACTCGGCGACGATCTCGAACGCAGGCTTTCCAAGTTCGCGGGTGACGGCGTGGAACCGCGGAGCGCCGAGCAGACCGCCGTGGCGATGGTCGCCGCCGCACGCGGATTCCACCGTCGCGAAGCCAAGCCGTTCTGGTGGAGCCATTTCGATCGCGTCAACAATCCCGTCGACGAATGGTCCGACAACAGCGACGTGTTCATCGCCGACGAGGCCACGATCGTCAACGACTGGCACCAGCCGCCCAAGGCACGCAAGCCCCAGCGTCACGTCCGGCTGACCGGTGGGCTCGCGAACGGTGAGCTGACGACCAGCATGTACGCGTTGTACGACCCACCCGCGCCTGCCGGCCTTGCCGATGACCCCGACCGTCGCGGGTTCGGCAGCGTCACCGTTCTCGAGTGCGACGACCCCGAAGTGCCCACCGAAGTCGTGGTCTGCGAACGACCTCCCAAGGACGGCGACGTCTTCGACCAGGTGCCGTTCGCGCTGACACCGGGACCACCTGTACCCACGAAGCCGTTGCAGGATTCGATCGAGCAGACCGCGCTCTCGGTGGCCGCCGGCCTTCCGAATCTGCCCCCCGACGCCGTGACTGACATCCTGTTGCGGCGGCCGCCCCGCACCGTCAGCGGCGGTGAACTCCCCCGCACCGGAGTGATCGCCGACGATATCGCCTCAGCGCTGAGGGATCTCGATTCGTCGTACCTCGCGGTGCACGGGCCGCCGGGCACCGGCAAGACATTCACCTCCGCCGCAGTGATCGCCCGACTGGTCAACGAGCACGCGTGGCGCATCGGCGTGGTGGCCCAGTCACATGCGGTGGTCGAGAACCTGCTCGGCGGCGTGATCGAGGCGGGGGTCGACCCCGGTCGGGTGGGCAAGAAGAAGAGCTCGGGAACGCCGTGGCGGCAGGTCGACGAGAAGGACTACGCGGCGTTCATCATCGACACCGACGGGTGCGTCATCGGCGGCACCGCTTGGGATTTCGCCAACACCGCACGCGTTCCCCGCAATTCCCTGGATCTGCTCGTGGTCGAGGAGGCCGGCCAGTTCTGCCTCGCCAACACCATCGCGGTGGCGTCCGCAGCGCGCAATCTGCTGCTGCTCGGCGATCCGCAGCAGCTGCCACAGGTCAGTCAGGGCACCCACCCCGAACCGGTCGACACATCGGCGTTGGGCTGGCTCATCGGCGGAAGGCACACGCTGCCAACCGAACTGGGGTACTTCCTCGATCGCTCGTATCGCATGCACCCGACGGTGTGCGCCGCAGTGTCGCGGCTGTCCTATGACGGGCGCCTTTGGTCTTTCGGCACGGTGACCGGAGCACGCCACCTAGACGGACACCCCCCTGGGGTTCGCGTGCTCACCGTCGACCACGGCGGCAACTCCACCGACAGTCCCGAGGAAGCCGATGCGATCGTCGGACAGATTCGCGGCCTGCTCGGCACGGCCTGGACCGACGAGAAGGGCACTGTGCCCTTGACTCAGAAGCACGTATTGGTCGTCACGCCGTACAACGCGCAGGTTGTCACGCTGCGACGACGCTTCGAGAGCGCGGGTCTGACCGACATCGAGGTGGGCACCGTCGACAAGTTCCAGGGCAGGCAGGCCCCCGTGGTGTTCGTGTCGATGACCGCATCGTCGGCCGATGATGTGCCACGCGGAATCGCGTTCCTGCTCAACCGGAATCGGCTCAACGTGGCGGTGAGCCGGGCGAAGTACCTCGCGGTCATCGTGCAGTCGCCGCTGCTGACCGAGTATCTACCGGCCACCCCGGATCGCCTGGTCGAGCTGGGTGCGTTCCTGGCGTTGAGCACGTGTGGTAAACCCACGAGGTGA